CATCAGGTAATACTGTAGGGGATTGGGCCACAGTTCTGCTTTGATAATCTCAGCAATTCTGTCGAATTCTAGGAGGCTATGGTCTGAGAACCAGTTGAAGAAACTGGGGATCGTGTTGCCTTCCCGGTTCCTGTGGATATGGGACTGGGGGTCTTGGCCCCTGTGCCAGCGGATTGGAGTGGAAAGAGACACCACCCTGCCAGAGGATCTGCGCTCATACTCCTTGACCAGCCCCTCATTTCGGAAGTAGGGGTTGCCCTGAAAGATGAACTTGAATTTGCAGCCTGCTCTAGGGTGTTTAAGCTCCTCCACCTCCAAATTGATCATGTACCTCATCATGTCTTCATCTAGACCACTGATCATAGGTGACAGCTGGGGGTGGTTCCGAAAGGCAGTGACCCAGAAACCTGGGATATTTTGGATGATGAAACTTCTGCGCTGCATATGGAGCCTTCGCATCCGGCCAAACTTGCGCTCCAGCTGAAGGAAGGCCCTGTCTGCCTGGGCGTTTACGTTTGACAGCTCCTGGTCGATGGCCTCCAAGGAGTCCATGCAGTTATTGATCTTCGGGGCCCTGGCCCGCGTCTCCTCTTTCACTCCTCCTACCACCTTTTTCTCCTTCTGTATCACCTTCTtttcctccaccacctcctctgctACTCCCTCCTTCTCCACCGTCCCAGAGATGGCGCAGTCCTTTGTCATCACTTCCTTGGCCTTCGCCCCAGGCATCATCTGAGACCCCGACCCCTCTGCGCCACCGGATTCTAGAGCTTTCTCCCCACTCGGCTCTCTAAGCTGACAGCCATTTTCCTGGCTATTGTCGGATGCCACCGCGGGGGAGGAAGGGGCTGCTTTCACTCCCTCCGTGGGAGATGGAGCCTCTTTCTGGCCGGCTTTAATTGCTGCAGCGCCACGGCTCCCAGCGATTCGAATGCGGAACACAGGGCCATAGCTGGCGGGGGCCTGGGGGGCGCCTCCCTCCTCAGAGGTCTCCAAGCTGCCCTCACCTGTGTGCGCCATCACCTGTGTAGCCTCGGTTTCCTCGCGCTGGCACTGGTTTAGGTCCGGATGTCCCGGGGCATGGTCAGGAGTAGCGGGGCCGCAGGTTTCAGCGACAGAAAGGTTGTTACCGTCATCCAGGCCGCTCATTTTGGTATCAATCAGACCTGCAGGACGAGAACGATGCTTGTCCTCTCTGCAGAAATGGTGCTCCGCCCCTCGCGccacccctctcttcctctctggggaGGATGCTGCTATGGCAACCGGTGACGTCAGCCCGATAGCGTCTTCAAATCGCGCGAGAACTATCTGCTGGTTAGTCAAGGTTATTTCATTGTCTATATGTTACAAAATGTTTTTCGTTTAGTCAGTGTAGAAAGGTTTGGTTTACAGCAATAGATGCAGACCAAACTCAAGCCTGTGCGAATTGTATTAATGTGGATTTATAAGGCAATGAATGAATTTCTAAGACACCTAAGCTATTGTCTGttaaaatatttgcttaaaaGATAATGCATAGTTATTGTTTGTTCTAGTTAGCTCATAGGGCTTCCATGTGTAAAGTCTATTCAGCCATTCACAAGCTTTCCTCCTTTAATGTACAGATTCATggctatttccaaatatttgagcTGAACagagtttaatttttaagaaaagggaaGTGTTACTGTATTGTGAGCATTTAAATAATTAGGAGCAGTTAAAAGGGAAACTTCCCTCATcataaaaagacataataaagaataatttcaattttccttacatattttaaagtttatatactTTGGCCAACAGCTACAAAGCAATGGACAATATTTCCTCTTCACTTTTAACTAATATAAGtagtaaaatattgtattttcctTACCTAGGGGTGACTGAGACATGCACAAGAATGCAAATTCAGCCTTTAAGCTTTACTGGAAGAAATATAATATCAGgagattttaatttctaaaattatgcATAGCATATGTTGCTTATCCTCAGGTTATAACCTTAATCTAAGAAAAAGTCCTGCTTCATAATGCCTCTGGGCATGAAATCAGCAAATATTGGCCAAAATTGGCTTCTGTGATCCTTCACTGCAGGATGAAAACAGTAATCAACTGTTTGCAGGCACTAAAGCTGTTAAGTGCCTTCACTAAAATATcttaagtaatatttaaaatgttaatgttaaaatacttaaaatgtaaGAAAAGTTACTGTCTATTCAAGTCAGCTCATACAGTTTATTAGATAGCGATGTCACTACTATCAGTTATTAGTTTGTTGGAGTGTGAAAATACTGGTGTAGGTCCTTAGAAAAATGCAGGAAGGAAAGCTAGAAGTTTGCATAAATTTGTTTAGCATCTtaaatttatattagaaaataattatgattatCATTCTTCGAAATAGAAACTCCACCACAAAGCACCCAGATTACGATCACTTTCAAATAAGGGCTCAGAAAGGATCGACTAAGAAGTAAGGACTTAGGGGGAAAGGCTTTAGAGAAAAGCAGCAGGTATACCGGAATTTCTAGTGAGAGAAGTGGTGTggctcccctcacccccaggccTCCTCCCCAGGCAGTTATGGAGTGGAGTAAAATGTTTAGGACAGGATGTGCCACCTACTCTTTGTAGGACAGTGCCATCTGAGGAGAGGGGTCCCGGATAGGAGGTTAACACAGAGAGGGTGGCTCCCATgtctaaaagaaaatacatagacCTTCCTCCAGAGTCAGAGTTTAGCTCACAAAGGTTTTCCAGAGAATTCATTAACAATCATTTTTGTACCCTTAGGCTACTCAAGAACAGACTGTCTGGATGATTGCTGCCCGCtaatcatttattcaataaaaaactgtgcAGGTATTTTCCCTCCCAGGAGGACACCCGcacctttttctttccccttcccatcTTCTTCCCAAACAGATGTGCATCTTCTAAGGGTCCCCAGGAGACTTGCatccagggaagcaatgggcagtggcagctcttTCCTGGCTAACCCTCAAACCTGtgtccaaggcccccttttctcttacTTCCCTGTGAGCCAAAACAACCCCACCTAGGCTCTCCCGTTCTtcttctattctaggcccttccttgtttcactgtctcctGCTTCAATAATCATACTCtctagtcctggccagttggctcagtggtagagcgtcagcctggcgtgcaggagtcctgggttcgattcccagccagggcacacaggagaagcgcccatcggcttctccacccctacccctctcctttcgttctgtctctctcttcccctctcacagccaaggctccattggagcaaagttggcctgggtgctgaggatggctctgtggcctctgcctcaggcactagaatggctctggttgcaacagagcgacgccccagatgggcggagcatcgacccctggtgggcatgccgggtggatcccggtcaggcgcatgcgggagtctgtctg
The sequence above is a segment of the Saccopteryx bilineata isolate mSacBil1 chromosome 12, mSacBil1_pri_phased_curated, whole genome shotgun sequence genome. Coding sequences within it:
- the TSPYL4 gene encoding testis-specific Y-encoded-like protein 4, whose translation is MSGLDDGNNLSVAETCGPATPDHAPGHPDLNQCQREETEATQVMAHTGEGSLETSEEGGAPQAPASYGPVFRIRIAGSRGAAAIKAGQKEAPSPTEGVKAAPSSPAVASDNSQENGCQLREPSGEKALESGGAEGSGSQMMPGAKAKEVMTKDCAISGTVEKEGVAEEVVEEKKVIQKEKKVVGGVKEETRARAPKINNCMDSLEAIDQELSNVNAQADRAFLQLERKFGRMRRLHMQRRSFIIQNIPGFWVTAFRNHPQLSPMISGLDEDMMRYMINLEVEELKHPRAGCKFKFIFQGNPYFRNEGLVKEYERRSSGRVVSLSTPIRWHRGQDPQSHIHRNREGNTIPSFFNWFSDHSLLEFDRIAEIIKAELWPNPLQYYLMGDGPRRGIRDPARQPVESSRSFRFQSG